A window of Abyssisolibacter fermentans contains these coding sequences:
- a CDS encoding DUF6036 family nucleotidyltransferase codes for MYTLGGAGALLAGYFTRYTHDIDYMDLKYQAWQGKYLDLLGTQTDILEFSHTTVSPTYKNRAKIVYNGENLKVYVLSKEDIVVSKLCSYAEKDKKDIDILMKTINKQELLEIIKEVKNDINSRVPKIKEQFLQNLEILIKEYSLILE; via the coding sequence ATATATACACTAGGTGGTGCAGGGGCTTTATTAGCAGGTTATTTTACAAGATATACTCATGATATAGATTATATGGATTTAAAATATCAAGCATGGCAGGGTAAATATCTTGATTTATTGGGTACTCAAACAGATATTCTAGAGTTTAGTCATACGACTGTTTCACCGACATATAAAAATCGCGCCAAAATTGTTTACAATGGGGAAAATCTAAAAGTATATGTATTATCTAAAGAAGATATTGTAGTATCTAAATTATGTAGTTATGCAGAAAAAGATAAGAAAGATATTGATATCCTTATGAAAACAATAAACAAACAAGAATTATTGGAAATAATAAAAGAAGTTAAAAATGATATTAATAGTAGAGTCCCTAAGATAAAAGAGCAATTTCTGCAAAATTTAGAAATACTTATAAAGGAGTATTCCTTAATATTGGAGTGA